Proteins found in one Methylobacter sp. S3L5C genomic segment:
- a CDS encoding flavohemoglobin expression-modulating QEGLA motif protein: MSKKIVKPSTYLIEVKSLSDRLVKAQQPIRILDAIKWDDSIKQEFFKGHCQKPPLITTDYYQNRSLGFDPTEKKYEFYQIERDLVRKLGQLNPLSVIMRRICREYQDVVRMLEARGTPIFSNISQELYGSSQDVFHVGDPTIANLGSMMEATLSQLVQLDFLAEEPKTINAKDAVAILNEKIESVFPGDGLRAMLSDGIVADAAAGTDYIKLRADALFNMRDLRVLEVHEIWVHLGTTLNGLAQPYCTFLGKGPPSATVTQEGLAVLMEILTFSSTPSRLMRLINRVRAITLVEEGADFMDIFTFFIDKGLDEEESYTLSSRVFRGSSSDGLPFTKDLTYIKGFVLTYNFMRLAVSKGKPDRIPLLFCGKTMIEDMKVLVDLVDEGTVMAPRFLPPQFRDLMGLSCWLSFSRFMSSLNFRQLEKDYANIL; the protein is encoded by the coding sequence ATGAGTAAGAAAATTGTTAAACCATCAACTTATCTGATTGAGGTTAAATCGCTTTCTGATCGCCTTGTTAAGGCACAGCAACCGATCCGTATCCTTGATGCCATTAAATGGGATGACAGTATCAAACAGGAGTTTTTTAAAGGACACTGTCAAAAACCACCGCTAATAACAACTGATTATTATCAAAATCGCTCATTGGGCTTTGACCCTACCGAGAAAAAATACGAGTTTTATCAGATAGAGCGTGATTTAGTGCGAAAATTAGGTCAACTTAACCCGCTTAGCGTTATTATGCGCAGGATTTGCCGTGAATATCAAGATGTTGTACGTATGCTTGAGGCCAGGGGGACGCCAATTTTTTCGAATATATCGCAGGAACTGTATGGCTCCTCCCAAGATGTTTTTCATGTCGGAGATCCAACCATTGCCAATCTAGGTAGTATGATGGAAGCGACACTGTCTCAACTTGTGCAACTTGATTTTTTAGCCGAAGAACCCAAGACCATTAATGCAAAAGATGCAGTAGCTATTCTTAACGAAAAAATTGAAAGTGTATTTCCTGGTGATGGCCTACGGGCAATGCTTAGCGATGGAATTGTTGCTGATGCCGCAGCAGGCACTGACTATATCAAATTGCGCGCGGATGCCTTGTTTAACATGCGTGATTTGCGGGTTCTTGAGGTTCATGAAATTTGGGTGCATTTGGGGACGACATTAAATGGTCTTGCCCAGCCTTATTGTACCTTTCTTGGCAAAGGTCCACCTTCCGCAACAGTCACTCAGGAAGGCCTGGCAGTATTAATGGAAATACTAACCTTTAGCTCTACACCCAGTCGACTTATGCGCCTGATTAATCGGGTGCGGGCGATTACTTTGGTTGAAGAGGGTGCAGACTTTATGGATATATTTACTTTTTTCATAGATAAAGGTCTTGATGAGGAAGAAAGTTATACGCTGAGTAGTCGAGTATTTAGAGGCAGTAGTTCCGATGGCTTGCCGTTTACCAAAGATCTGACTTACATCAAAGGTTTCGTACTGACTTATAATTTCATGCGTCTGGCGGTTAGTAAAGGTAAACCGGATCGTATTCCCTTATTGTTTTGTGGTAAAACCATGATTGAAGATATGAAAGTACTGGTTGATCTGGTGGATGAGGGTACTGTTATGGCGCCCCGCTTCTTGCCTCCGCAATTTAGGGATTTAATGGGCTTGTCATGTTGGTTGAGCTTTAGCCGCTTCATGTCATCGCTGAATTTTCGGCAGTTGGAGAAGGATTACGCGAATATTCTGTGA
- a CDS encoding DEAD/DEAH box helicase has translation MKSKLVTLFSALSINEQNILLVLAVIYAPIGQSNLQRLLRTTGLFEAKIIATIDKPLREKLQKAKLIIITSDGWRCNEEIAELLMRHAIKEPWFTKLAQLLIAEPNYYYPASVSIYHAIKQLRIFLYQGNDSAFAANIERLHIEYPQKFADNINRIFFNDYDAEWFTSLSDQIKFLALRYFLHDGRARLNDVSKYSQLLEHFFGTTKPEHSAIVHTVIEERIFHGDFKDAESWLAGDSSVDGLKLLATLRFLQNRNNEAIELFNAALKALKKETGKRNVGFVDMHGYIFNLALLRSRNPGNLQLLKQQTFLSIKQGWQNEFYLLNLILLEVVDIYQGKSTAEHSEYLFKTNNFAYERLFHALLLYWVGEIEIMTSNPQNKVFLSGLAEFCQQAQQLGYVWYAAVSSSLLQRLDYKNKSCRLIAEQYLQSPFTDIIDLLPQVSAWQRALDALTQLTAEPSASVQKQSRLSWLLNLDNNIVTMAPKEQVFGKSGRWTKGKPVSLKRLYHDMADFDYLSEQDRRICAHIELEKEPAYYGYSSKEYYVLPSKAIIEASGHPHVYWLHQEALNIPVDISLAEPQLLVKEQKENLYISLIPQITTHQVITQKTASNGLIVYVINDSHRQVAEILGKNGLTVPATARQQVIDSIASIASMLTVQSDIGGTSSHALGVEADSRLHIHLQPVGQGIQIELFAQPFSNGGPLYKPGVGGTTVLAEIDGKQLQTTRDFKLENRYLKQILSECPELYAVKELKWLLDDAESALEALLQLQTLGDFAVLEWPKGKKIQLSREAGLAQVQFSVRKEKDWFSVEGSVQVDAEQVLDMQRLMSLLSSSSGRFLKLEDGQIIVLTRELRQRLDDLAGLGEVQKDKVRFHPLAALALDEITNGMAVTASKPWKDQLLRLNEMGDLNPALPSTLQGELRDYQREGFQWMMRLAHWGAGACLADDMGLGKTVQALALILARASKGPTLILAPTSVCINWLEEAQRFAPTLNIYQFGLGGRQDMLDAAGPFDLIVCSYGLLQTEADRLTQKHWHTIVADEAQAIKNATTKRSKAAMALQADFKLITTGTPIENHLGELWNLFNFINPGLLGSLQKFNERYAQAIENERDHEVQQRLRKLLRPFILRRLKNDVLTELPSRTEVTLHVELSPGERTFYEALRRNAMQTMMEDTTQPGHKQLKILAEIMKLRRACCHPRLVMEESTLGSSKLEAFEELVDELLDNRHKALVFSQFVGHLTLIRELLDKKGIPYHYLDGSTPVPQRKKAVNLFQAGDGDLFLISLKAGGTGLNLTAADYVIHMDPWWNPAVEDQASDRAHRMGQKRPVTIYRLVAKDTIEDKIVDLHKHKRDLANSLLEGGEVSGKMSVEDMMALIKDID, from the coding sequence ATGAAAAGTAAATTAGTTACTCTTTTTAGCGCTTTATCAATCAATGAGCAAAATATTTTATTGGTTTTAGCTGTTATTTATGCCCCGATAGGTCAGTCCAATCTGCAACGTTTATTACGGACAACAGGTCTTTTCGAAGCAAAAATAATAGCTACAATTGATAAACCCTTGCGGGAAAAATTACAAAAAGCCAAATTAATTATTATTACTTCGGATGGTTGGCGTTGTAATGAAGAGATTGCTGAACTGTTGATGCGGCATGCAATAAAGGAGCCCTGGTTTACCAAGTTAGCGCAACTACTTATTGCCGAGCCTAACTATTATTATCCTGCCAGTGTCAGTATCTACCATGCCATAAAGCAATTACGAATTTTTTTATATCAGGGCAATGATTCCGCTTTTGCCGCTAATATTGAACGCTTGCATATCGAGTATCCACAAAAGTTCGCCGATAATATTAACCGAATTTTCTTTAATGATTATGATGCCGAATGGTTTACCTCGTTGTCTGATCAGATTAAATTTTTAGCCTTACGTTATTTTTTGCATGACGGCCGGGCGCGTCTCAATGATGTATCGAAGTATTCCCAACTACTTGAGCATTTTTTTGGTACAACAAAGCCTGAACATTCGGCTATCGTCCACACGGTCATTGAAGAACGTATCTTCCATGGTGATTTTAAAGATGCTGAATCATGGTTAGCGGGCGATTCGTCAGTCGATGGGCTTAAATTACTGGCCACTTTACGCTTCTTGCAAAATCGCAATAATGAAGCTATTGAGTTGTTTAATGCAGCACTTAAGGCGCTCAAAAAAGAAACCGGTAAACGTAATGTTGGTTTTGTAGATATGCATGGTTATATTTTTAATCTGGCATTGCTACGTAGCCGTAATCCGGGCAATCTACAGTTGCTTAAACAACAGACATTCTTGTCAATTAAACAGGGCTGGCAAAATGAGTTTTATCTACTGAATTTAATTTTGCTGGAAGTGGTAGATATTTATCAGGGTAAATCTACTGCCGAACACAGTGAGTATTTATTCAAGACCAATAATTTTGCCTACGAACGTTTGTTTCACGCTTTATTGCTATATTGGGTAGGCGAAATTGAAATAATGACGAGTAATCCACAAAACAAAGTGTTTTTATCCGGATTAGCCGAATTTTGTCAACAGGCACAGCAGTTAGGTTATGTCTGGTATGCTGCTGTGAGTTCATCGTTATTACAACGTCTGGATTATAAAAATAAGTCTTGCCGGCTGATAGCAGAGCAGTATTTACAATCGCCGTTTACTGACATTATTGATTTATTACCGCAAGTGTCAGCATGGCAAAGAGCATTGGATGCTTTAACGCAATTGACTGCCGAACCAAGTGCATCCGTCCAAAAACAATCACGCCTTAGTTGGTTATTAAATTTGGATAATAATATCGTGACAATGGCGCCAAAAGAACAAGTTTTTGGTAAAAGTGGTCGATGGACTAAAGGTAAGCCTGTTTCTTTAAAAAGGCTATACCATGATATGGCTGACTTTGATTACCTGTCTGAGCAAGACCGCCGTATTTGTGCCCACATAGAGCTTGAAAAAGAACCGGCTTATTACGGCTATTCAAGTAAGGAGTATTATGTGCTGCCGAGTAAAGCTATTATTGAGGCGTCAGGACATCCCCATGTTTATTGGCTTCATCAGGAAGCGTTAAACATCCCTGTTGATATCAGTCTGGCAGAGCCGCAATTGCTGGTTAAGGAACAAAAAGAAAATTTGTACATTTCGTTAATACCGCAAATCACCACACATCAAGTTATTACCCAAAAAACTGCGAGTAATGGCTTGATTGTTTATGTTATTAACGATTCGCATCGTCAGGTTGCCGAGATTTTAGGCAAAAATGGGTTAACGGTACCGGCTACAGCACGCCAACAAGTGATTGATTCCATCGCTTCAATCGCCTCAATGTTGACGGTACAATCCGATATTGGCGGAACCTCCAGTCATGCGCTTGGTGTGGAAGCCGATAGTCGATTACATATTCATTTACAACCGGTCGGGCAGGGCATACAAATAGAACTGTTTGCGCAACCGTTTAGCAATGGCGGGCCACTTTATAAACCGGGTGTCGGCGGGACAACGGTATTGGCAGAAATTGACGGTAAACAGTTACAGACTACCCGCGATTTTAAACTGGAAAACCGTTATTTAAAGCAAATATTGAGTGAGTGTCCGGAGTTATATGCCGTTAAAGAGCTTAAATGGCTATTGGATGATGCCGAGTCGGCACTGGAAGCATTATTACAATTGCAGACATTGGGTGATTTTGCGGTACTTGAGTGGCCCAAAGGTAAAAAAATTCAGCTCAGTCGTGAAGCCGGATTAGCGCAAGTACAGTTTTCGGTACGCAAAGAAAAAGACTGGTTTAGTGTCGAAGGTAGCGTCCAGGTTGATGCTGAACAGGTTTTGGATATGCAACGCTTAATGAGTCTGTTAAGTAGTTCCTCAGGTCGTTTTCTTAAGCTTGAAGACGGACAGATTATTGTCTTAACTCGAGAATTACGCCAACGCCTGGATGATTTGGCCGGTTTAGGTGAAGTACAAAAAGATAAAGTGCGCTTTCATCCGTTAGCAGCACTGGCGCTGGATGAAATTACCAATGGTATGGCTGTTACCGCCAGCAAGCCCTGGAAAGATCAATTGCTGCGACTTAATGAGATGGGAGATTTAAACCCTGCATTGCCATCAACCTTACAAGGTGAATTACGTGATTATCAACGTGAGGGTTTTCAATGGATGATGCGTTTGGCGCATTGGGGAGCCGGTGCGTGTCTGGCCGACGACATGGGACTGGGTAAAACCGTACAGGCTTTAGCGTTGATTTTAGCCCGTGCATCCAAAGGGCCTACCTTGATTTTGGCACCTACCTCGGTCTGTATAAACTGGCTGGAAGAAGCGCAGCGTTTTGCACCTACCTTGAACATTTATCAATTTGGGTTGGGCGGCAGGCAGGATATGTTGGATGCTGCAGGTCCTTTTGATTTAATAGTTTGCAGTTACGGATTGTTACAAACCGAGGCAGACCGCTTGACGCAAAAACATTGGCACACCATTGTTGCTGATGAAGCGCAGGCAATTAAAAATGCGACAACAAAACGCTCAAAAGCGGCGATGGCGTTGCAGGCGGATTTTAAATTAATTACCACCGGTACTCCCATAGAAAACCATCTGGGCGAATTATGGAATTTATTTAATTTTATTAATCCGGGCCTGCTGGGTTCTTTGCAAAAATTTAACGAACGCTATGCGCAGGCTATCGAAAATGAACGGGATCATGAGGTTCAGCAACGACTGCGAAAGTTGTTACGGCCATTTATTTTACGCCGGCTTAAAAATGATGTGCTCACTGAATTACCCTCACGTACTGAAGTGACTTTACATGTTGAATTAAGTCCTGGCGAGCGGACATTCTACGAAGCGTTGCGTCGTAATGCCATGCAGACCATGATGGAAGATACCACTCAGCCCGGACACAAACAGCTGAAGATATTGGCAGAAATCATGAAGCTACGACGTGCTTGTTGTCATCCACGTCTGGTGATGGAAGAAAGTACGCTGGGTAGTTCCAAGCTAGAAGCTTTTGAAGAATTAGTGGATGAGTTGTTGGATAATCGTCATAAAGCCTTGGTGTTTAGTCAGTTTGTCGGACATTTGACGCTTATTCGCGAGTTATTGGATAAAAAAGGTATTCCTTATCATTATCTGGATGGCTCAACTCCTGTCCCGCAACGCAAAAAAGCCGTTAATTTATTTCAGGCAGGGGATGGCGATTTATTTTTAATCAGCCTGAAAGCGGGTGGTACCGGTTTAAATTTAACGGCTGCAGATTATGTTATTCATATGGATCCGTGGTGGAATCCGGCCGTCGAAGATCAGGCTTCTGACCGCGCACATCGTATGGGACAAAAGCGTCCCGTTACCATTTATCGGTTGGTTGCAAAAGATACCATTGAGGATAAAATTGTCGATTTACATAAACATAAACGGGATTTAGCCAATAGCTTGCTCGAAGGCGGTGAAGTAAGTGGTAAGATGTCTGTTGAGGATATGATGGCTTTGATTAAAGACATTGATTAA
- a CDS encoding DUF882 domain-containing protein: MNQQPLKNTVIDEDSAITSRRKFLKQLACGSLLALGGSEVASAAVRHVIHQGRHNYAPPRKTTTQSFHSRIFTRHNQTESLDISYPAYKTLSFEHAHTGDKLKLTYFEQGRYIKDALKEINYLMRDYHNDDIHPIDTALLDQLFDLKQTLGVTKPFHIVSGYRSPITNAQLRSHSSGVAEHSFHMQGRAIDIQVQGVATKTIKNAAIAMAKGGVGYYPRSGFVHLDTGEIRSW; this comes from the coding sequence ATGAACCAGCAACCATTAAAAAATACTGTAATTGACGAAGACAGTGCAATAACATCAAGGCGAAAGTTTTTGAAGCAGTTAGCTTGTGGATCTTTACTGGCATTGGGTGGATCAGAGGTTGCATCTGCAGCAGTTCGACATGTTATTCATCAAGGTCGACACAACTATGCTCCGCCTCGTAAAACTACCACCCAATCTTTTCATTCGCGAATTTTTACCCGGCATAACCAAACAGAATCACTGGATATTAGTTATCCCGCATACAAAACACTGTCTTTTGAACATGCGCACACCGGCGACAAATTAAAGTTAACTTATTTTGAACAGGGGCGCTATATTAAAGACGCACTGAAAGAAATTAATTACCTGATGCGTGACTACCATAACGATGATATTCACCCCATTGATACCGCATTGCTGGATCAGTTATTTGATCTGAAGCAAACACTTGGCGTTACCAAACCTTTTCATATCGTCTCCGGTTATCGCTCTCCGATTACCAACGCCCAGTTACGCAGCCATAGTAGTGGGGTTGCTGAACATAGTTTTCATATGCAGGGAAGAGCAATAGATATACAGGTTCAAGGAGTAGCAACAAAAACGATTAAAAATGCGGCCATAGCAATGGCAAAAGGTGGCGTCGGTTACTATCCTCGCAGTGGTTTTGTACATCTGGATACCGGCGAGATTAGAAGCTGGTAA
- a CDS encoding murein L,D-transpeptidase, with protein sequence MLDSKKLFFSRKSALKNWLGRNMQGVSFKKITVAILSRFIVFFCLSLPTQGLLAADINNQMTNLVTDDATSQKDVIVSSAADLDIKPATNENSSLTDELNIIFSTKQHPYLLLSDFINRAKDLEALYKATDYHLLWLGNADAEKNILDVLSLLDGATVNGLISASYDTEMLRQKLPGVLAVNATDNGRQLALYDTAISLALLRFLHDLHYGRVNPQGINYKLDLRGKQLIDLPVLIKESLALGTIKQLPLLVEPKLQQYQKLKSALATYRPLASKLPAFQLRIAKALNPGENFQQLAELEQFLGSIGDMAIVSDSGNQKSRRYSGDVVAGVKKFQLRHALTATGIIGKETVAAMNIPLSQRVKQIELAMERLRWLPELNSGPYLVVNIPAFQLWAFDDKDQFNLEIPNMKVVVGKALKNETPVLMATMSYIDFMPYWNLPYSIVKKEILPKLRQNPDYLDIVNMELVTTFGNETKAVPFTDSSMAELKQGSLKVRQRPGKKNSLGRVKFIFPNKEDVYLHDTPSQTLFNKSRRDFSHGCVRVANPEGLAAFALKDQWSKESIHQALSTPKTQRVILKKPIPVLFFYITSFFDQNNNLLFYKDIYDHDAVLLEALRKPEDLSDMSIFVSESVKPAETITN encoded by the coding sequence ATGCTTGATTCGAAAAAATTATTTTTTTCGCGAAAAAGTGCTTTAAAAAATTGGCTCGGGCGTAATATGCAAGGGGTAAGTTTTAAAAAAATTACTGTAGCTATTCTAAGCCGTTTTATTGTGTTTTTTTGCTTGAGTTTGCCAACTCAAGGACTATTGGCGGCGGATATTAATAATCAAATGACTAATCTGGTGACTGATGATGCGACTAGTCAAAAAGACGTTATCGTTAGCTCTGCCGCAGATTTAGATATTAAGCCTGCTACTAACGAAAATAGTAGTTTAACGGATGAACTTAATATTATTTTTTCTACAAAACAGCATCCTTATCTACTGCTGTCGGATTTTATTAATCGCGCCAAAGATCTTGAAGCGCTTTATAAAGCTACCGATTACCATTTGTTATGGCTCGGCAATGCTGATGCAGAAAAAAACATTCTTGATGTCCTCAGTTTATTGGATGGTGCTACAGTCAATGGCCTGATTTCAGCAAGCTATGATACTGAAATGCTACGGCAAAAATTGCCGGGAGTATTGGCTGTTAATGCGACGGATAATGGCCGGCAATTAGCGCTATATGATACGGCTATTAGCCTGGCTTTACTGCGTTTTCTTCATGATTTACATTATGGCAGAGTAAATCCACAAGGCATAAACTATAAACTCGATTTGAGAGGAAAACAGCTGATTGATTTACCTGTGCTGATTAAAGAAAGTTTGGCCTTGGGGACTATCAAGCAATTACCGTTATTGGTAGAGCCAAAATTACAACAATATCAAAAGTTAAAATCCGCATTAGCCACTTATCGGCCATTGGCCAGCAAACTGCCAGCGTTTCAGTTACGTATTGCGAAGGCATTAAATCCAGGTGAGAATTTTCAGCAACTTGCTGAACTGGAGCAGTTTTTAGGGTCTATAGGCGATATGGCCATCGTGAGCGATAGTGGTAACCAGAAGTCCAGGCGCTATAGCGGTGACGTTGTTGCTGGAGTTAAAAAGTTTCAGCTTCGGCATGCCTTGACTGCAACCGGGATTATCGGTAAGGAAACCGTTGCCGCCATGAATATACCGTTGAGTCAAAGAGTCAAGCAAATCGAATTAGCCATGGAAAGACTGAGATGGTTACCTGAACTTAATAGTGGGCCCTACCTTGTTGTTAATATTCCGGCTTTTCAATTATGGGCCTTTGATGACAAGGATCAATTTAATTTAGAGATACCCAACATGAAAGTTGTTGTTGGTAAGGCGTTAAAAAATGAAACTCCAGTATTGATGGCAACAATGAGTTATATTGATTTTATGCCCTACTGGAATTTGCCTTACAGTATCGTAAAGAAAGAAATATTACCCAAGTTAAGGCAAAATCCTGACTATTTGGATATAGTGAATATGGAGTTGGTGACTACTTTTGGTAATGAAACCAAGGCCGTCCCCTTTACTGACTCGTCAATGGCGGAGCTGAAGCAAGGGTCGTTGAAAGTCAGGCAGCGTCCGGGCAAGAAGAATTCGTTGGGCAGGGTAAAGTTTATTTTTCCTAACAAGGAAGATGTCTATTTACATGATACGCCATCTCAAACCTTATTTAATAAATCACGGAGAGATTTTAGTCATGGTTGTGTACGCGTTGCAAATCCGGAAGGTCTGGCTGCTTTTGCGCTTAAAGATCAATGGAGCAAGGAGTCTATACATCAAGCGCTGAGCACACCCAAAACACAGCGTGTTATCTTAAAAAAGCCAATCCCGGTGTTGTTTTTTTATATCACATCTTTTTTTGATCAGAATAATAATCTTTTGTTCTATAAAGACATTTACGACCATGATGCTGTTTTGCTTGAGGCATTGCGCAAGCCTGAAGACTTGTCTGATATGTCGATTTTTGTTAGTGAAAGTGTCAAGCCTGCCGAGACTATTACAAATTAA
- a CDS encoding heme-binding protein produces the protein MHVTFEQAEKALAAALGEAKKTDTKMCIAVVDSGADLKAFVRMDGAWVGSVDIAIKKAKTACFFAMNTGQIGALSQPGGPLFGIEHSNNGLITFPGGVPIVDENGVLIGAVGVSGSSVENDHQVAKAGVEAIGVIDLPAHPWRT, from the coding sequence ATGCATGTAACATTTGAACAAGCCGAAAAAGCACTAGCTGCAGCCTTAGGCGAGGCAAAAAAAACAGACACCAAAATGTGTATTGCTGTAGTCGATTCGGGTGCTGACTTAAAGGCTTTCGTACGTATGGATGGTGCCTGGGTAGGAAGCGTTGATATTGCCATTAAAAAAGCCAAGACAGCTTGTTTTTTTGCCATGAACACTGGGCAAATCGGTGCATTATCTCAACCTGGCGGACCACTTTTCGGCATAGAACATTCCAATAACGGCTTGATTACTTTTCCGGGTGGCGTACCTATAGTCGATGAAAATGGCGTGCTAATTGGTGCCGTTGGGGTGAGTGGTAGCTCAGTCGAAAACGACCATCAAGTTGCCAAAGCTGGAGTTGAAGCCATCGGAGTTATTGACTTACCCGCACACCCATGGCGAACATAA
- the hypE gene encoding hydrogenase expression/formation protein HypE — MNPEYTLSDTHISLAHGNGGRLMRELIDQLFARHLKNDLLDTRTDAALIPLDLNAGDVVMTTDGFTVEPLEFPGGNIGSLAVHGTVNDLAVSGATPLYLTLNAFIEEGLEIAVLDRIVQSMAKTCQECGVKIVAGDTKVLRRGQGGGIYFATTGIGVRNRDLHLGIDQIKPGDSILLSGTTGEHGTAVMLAREQFGLSGSLQSDAASVFPITQALINTPGLRFMRDPTRGGIATIAHEIAQATDNAVRFYECKIPVNEQVRAVADMLGYDPLYMACEGRVLAVIDPAYAETAIHNLHNSGYLDAAIIGRIEAGYPHALIETVLGGERILQELEEDPLPRIC, encoded by the coding sequence ATGAACCCCGAATATACCTTGTCTGACACCCATATCAGTCTCGCTCACGGTAATGGCGGGCGCTTGATGCGGGAGTTAATTGATCAGCTGTTTGCCCGTCATCTAAAAAATGATTTGCTGGATACACGCACCGACGCCGCGCTGATTCCGCTAGACCTCAATGCCGGCGATGTTGTTATGACCACTGATGGTTTTACCGTTGAGCCGCTTGAGTTTCCCGGCGGCAATATTGGCAGTCTGGCGGTGCATGGTACTGTCAATGATTTGGCGGTTTCAGGAGCTACACCGCTTTACTTGACACTGAATGCCTTTATCGAAGAAGGGCTGGAAATTGCTGTGCTTGACCGGATTGTTCAAAGTATGGCAAAAACCTGTCAGGAATGCGGGGTAAAAATAGTGGCCGGTGATACTAAAGTGTTACGGCGAGGGCAGGGTGGCGGTATCTATTTTGCGACAACCGGGATTGGGGTGCGTAACCGCGATTTGCATTTGGGTATAGACCAAATAAAACCTGGAGATTCGATTTTGTTGAGTGGTACGACTGGCGAACATGGTACTGCGGTAATGCTGGCGCGTGAGCAGTTTGGTTTAAGTGGCAGTTTACAATCGGATGCTGCTAGTGTTTTCCCTATCACTCAAGCTTTAATTAATACACCTGGGCTGCGATTTATGCGCGATCCAACTCGGGGAGGTATTGCGACAATAGCGCATGAAATTGCCCAGGCAACCGATAATGCTGTACGTTTTTATGAGTGTAAAATTCCTGTTAACGAGCAGGTTAGAGCTGTTGCCGATATGCTGGGTTATGATCCTCTATATATGGCTTGCGAAGGACGTGTATTGGCCGTTATAGATCCGGCTTATGCTGAAACAGCCATACACAATCTGCATAATTCAGGTTATTTGGATGCCGCAATAATAGGCCGGATTGAAGCCGGATATCCTCATGCACTGATTGAAACGGTGCTGGGTGGAGAGCGTATTTTACAAGAGCTGGAAGAAGATCCCCTGCCGCGTATTTGTTAA